A single Vanacampus margaritifer isolate UIUO_Vmar chromosome 7, RoL_Vmar_1.0, whole genome shotgun sequence DNA region contains:
- the radil gene encoding ras-associating and dilute domain-containing protein isoform X1 — protein sequence MFYGSSSGASMSLPSKSRLKRQSRTFTQVLYRTLSYRDRVAAEAGTNTRGDRRSTTEPPERPEDDPAELSTQSSAPGVLKIFGDEICAGANYKSVLATPRSSAQELVKEALERYSLKKDASHSYVLCDVIGRLEGVGGVWRTECLRALGDNEKPLLLQELWKPREGHARRFELRRRAEVDELNAKEKDTITAGPKAPQFLVALMGRMHRSSPLRSARAAQSGSKDINAQARKLQRNRAKGALTLPRSSNSSLCRSLSETSLNQLAVGDEPKRYYSTLPGPYRGREASSGGRRQEDAGQGGVRHSLYQSPHLLLLQGYNKQDCLVYLLNREQHTVGQETPSARPNICLFSPDVLPLHCRLRRVPAPRRQTKVDEPESDGPQRSSCVAVEPVLDATVLVNFSRCERSTTLRHGDLLSFGAHYIFLYKDPTGAKPLPAQTLARLRSLGQLYDGGPEEGGTCKVCGSVLKDRPATVTAPARRSFRPHPLKPRGGGTGAGTDGGRGAQKRKLQLEFEPAHEDQLLNRIMSLIEPGGDDHKLTPAYLLCLCIQHSASTFPPGSFGKLLLKIARRIQTVAWEKTKELAQKQAQHQDPASLSLLNISDLIPDLQTIFFWMSNSIEILYFIQQRAPSYTHNMETMQGSKESLLSATISANEEAMSILEEVIMYTFQQCVYYITKALYVVLPGLLDCNPFPVDSSEPCWKGGVGFPEPVRRVLQVFQSAQELLQGYQVHPEIQAQMFAYLFFFSNVSLFNQLMDKGPSRGWFQRSKVLQMQACLRMVSEWARKSALGHLADKFFTKLNSAVAVLATPPQQLTQMSWRVLSGEHSSLKPVQLHRILTQYQITAETGPVPAWQPGSEDEAYIYRTVDLLESFENHPPIVLPSGGFGVDLDGERVEDSVYRQLLYVRHFLWGLRAKTHANANAAHANGNNNNAADVQGELLPPPLAHGSPRSAAGDGEEENGRGQAHGLRRNGGSAHHHHHHHHHHLPHPHHQHPPAISSYPEGGAGAPQMNGCGKKANGLIANGMEGCVTSGCEFPFPVWSSSPDAPPPPDDMCVVFVVELDKGPFGLGMGLIDGLHTPLNATGIYIRTLIPDGPAASDGRLRIGDRILAVNGTSLIGADYQSAVDLIRLGGGRLRFLVAKSDPEVSEKISASSC from the exons ATGTTTTACGGTTCTTCCTCCGGGGCAAGTATGTCCCTGCCCTCCAAGAGCCGACTAAAGCGCCAGAGCCGGACCTTTACGcag GTCTTGTACCGCACGCTGAGCTACCGCGACCGCGTCGCGGCCGAAGCGGGAACGAACACGCGCGGCGACCGGCGCTCCACGACCGAGCCCCCGGAGCGACCGGAGGACGACCCGGCCGAGCTCTCCACCCAAAGCTCGGCGCCGGGCGTCCTGAAGATCTTCGGCGACGAGATCTGCGCCGGCGCCAACTACAAGAGCGTCCTGGCCACGCCCCGCTCCAGCGCTCAGGAGCTGGTCAAGGAGGCTCTGGAGCGCTACTCGCTCAAAAAGGACGCCTCCCACTCGTACGTCCTGTGCGACGTGATCGGACGCCTGGAGGGGGTCGGCGGCGTGTGGCGTACCGAGTGCCTGCGGGCGCTCGGCGACAACGAGAAGCCGCTGCTGCTGCAGGAGTTGTGGAAACCTCGAGAAGGACACGCCAGACGCTTTGAGCTACGCAGGAGAGCGGAGGTGGACGAACTCAACGCCAAGGAGAAGGACACCATCACGGCGG GGCCCAAAGCCCCCCAGTTCCTGGTGGCTCTAATGGGTCGCATGCACAGGAGCTCCCCTCTGCGGTCGGCTCGGGCTGCTCAGTCGGGCTCCAAAG ACATCAACGCTCAGGCCCGCAAGCTGCAGAGGAACCGGGCCAAGGGAGCTTTGACCTTGCCTCGTTCCAGCAACTCGTCCCTGTGCCGCAGCCTCAGCGAGACCAGCCTCAACCAG TTGGCGGTAGGCGACGAGCCCAAACGTTACTACTCCACCCTTCCCGGGCCGTACCGGGGTCGAGAGGCGTCGTCCGGCGGGCGGCGCCAGGAGGATGCCGGGCAGGGCGGTGTGCGCCACTCCCTCTACCAGTCGCCGCACCTCCTGTTGCTTCAGGGGTACAACAAGCAG GACTGCCTGGTGTACCTGTTGAACCGTGAGCAGCACACGGTGGGCCAGGAGACGCCGTCGGCCCGTCCCAACATCTGCCTCTTCTCCCCCGACGTCCTGCCGCTTCACTGCCGCCTGCGCCGCGTGCCCGCCCCGCGCCGCCAAACCAAGGTGGACGAGCCGGAGTCGGACGGCCCGCAGCGCTCGTCCTGCGTGGCGGTGGAACCCGTCCTCGATGCCACCGTGCTTGTCAACTTCTCCCGCTGCGAGCGCTCCACGACGCTACGCCATGGCGACCTGCTCTCCTTCGGTGCACACTACATCTTCCTGTACAAG GACCCGACGGGCGCCAAGCCTCTGCCCGCCCAGACCCTGGCACGTCTCCGCAGCCTGGGCCAGCTCTATGACGGCGGTCCGGAGGAGGGCGGCACGTGCAAGGTGTGCGGCTCAGTGCTCAAAGACAGGCCGGCCACCGTGACGGCGCCGGCGCGACGCAGCTTCAGGCCGCACCCCCTCAAACCTCGCGGCGGTGGGACTGGGGCCGGGACGgacggaggaagaggagcacaGAAACGGAAGCTGCAGTTGGAGTTCGAGCCGGCTCACGAAGACCAGTTGCTCAACCGCATCATGTCCCTCATTGAACCTGGAG GCGACGACCACAAGCTGACGCCGGCGTAccttttgtgtttgtgcatcCAACATTCGGCCTCCACTTTCCCGCCGGGAAGCTTCGGGAAACTGCTGCTCAAGATCGCCCGGCGGATCCAGACCGTGGCTTGG GAGAAGACAAAAGAGTTAGCTCAGAAGCAAGCTCAGCA CCAGGACCCGGCATCGCTGTCGCTGCTCAACATCTCAGACCTGATCCCGGACTTGCAGACCATCTTCTTCTGGATGTCCAACTCCATCGAGATCCTTTACTTCATTCAGCAGAGGGCGCCGTCGTACACGCACAACATGGAGACGATGCAAG GCTCGAAGGAGTCGCTGCTGTCAGCGACCATCTCGGCCAACGAGGAGGCCATGAGCATCTTGGAGGAAGTCATCATGTACACGTTCCAGCAGTGCGTCTACTACATCACCAAG GCTCTGTACGTGGTCCTGCCGGGTCTCCTGGACTGCAACCCGTTCCCGGTGGACAGCTCGGAGCCATGCTGGAAAGGAGGCGTCGGATTTCCAGAGCCGGTCCGCAGGGTCCTCCAG GTGTTCCAGAGCGCCCAGGAGCTGCTGCAGGGTTACCAGGTCCACCCGGAGATCCAGGCGCAGATGTTCGCatacctcttcttcttctccaacGTGTCGCTCTTCAACCAGCTGATGGACAAAG GTCCGTCCCGCGGCTGGTTCCAGCGTTCCAAAGTTCTGCAGATGCAAGCGTGCCTGCGGATGGTGTCGGAATGGGCCCGCAAGTCGGCCCTGGGACATCTGGCCGACAAATTCTTCACCAAACTCAACAGTGCCGTCGCCGTCCTGGCCACGCCGCCGCAGCAACTCACGCAG ATGAGCTGGCGAGTGTTGTCGGGCGAGCACTCGTCCCTGAAACCGGTGCAGCTGCACAGGATCCTGACCCAGTACCAGATCACCGCCGAGACGGGCCCCGTGCCCGCGTGGCAACCCGGAAGCGAGGACGAGGCCTACATCTACCGCACAG TGGACCTCCTGGAGAGCTTTGAGAACCACCCTCCCATCGTGCTGCCCAGCGGCGGCTTCGGCGTGGACCTGGACGGCGAGCGCGTGGAGGACAGCGTCTACCGACAGCTGCTCTACGTACGCCACTTCCTGTGGGGCCTGCGCGCCAAGACGCACGCTAACGCTAACGCCGCGCACGCTAacggcaacaacaacaatgcagcCGATGTCCAG GGGGAGCTGCTGCCCCCGCCCCTGGCGCACGGCAGCCCCCGCTCGGCCGCCGGCGACGGCGAAGAAGAAAACGGCCGTGGCCAAGCGCACGGTCTTCGGCGGAACGGCGGCAgcgcccaccaccaccaccaccatcatcatcatcatcttcctcatcctcaCCATCAGCACCCGCCCGCCATAAGCAGCTACCCCGAGGGAGGGGCAGGAGCCCCGCAGATGAACGGATGCGGCAAGAAGGCCAACGGGCTCATCGCTAACGGCATGGAAG GTTGTGTTACTAGTGGCTGTGAGTTCCCCTTCCCCGTGTGGTCCTCGTCCCCggacgcccccccaccccctgatGACATGTGTGTGGTGTTTGTAGTGGAACTGGACAAAGGACCCTTCGGACTCGGCATGGGACTCATTGACGGTCTG cacACGCCGCTCAACGCCACGGGCATCTACATCCGCACGCTCATCCCCGACGGGCCGGCGGCGTCCGACGGTCGGCTGAGGATCGGCGATCGGATCCTGGCCGTCAACGGGACCAGTCTGATCGGAGCCGACTACCAGAG TGCGGTGGACCTGATCCGCCTGGGAGGGGGTCGCCTCCGCTTCCTGGTGGCCAAGTCGGACCCGGAAGTGTCGGAGAAGATCAGCGCCTCGTCCTGTTGA
- the radil gene encoding ras-associating and dilute domain-containing protein isoform X2, giving the protein MFYGSSSGASMSLPSKSRLKRQSRTFTQVLYRTLSYRDRVAAEAGTNTRGDRRSTTEPPERPEDDPAELSTQSSAPGVLKIFGDEICAGANYKSVLATPRSSAQELVKEALERYSLKKDASHSYVLCDVIGRLEGVGGVWRTECLRALGDNEKPLLLQELWKPREGHARRFELRRRAEVDELNAKEKDTITAGPKAPQFLVALMGRMHRSSPLRSARAAQSGSKDINAQARKLQRNRAKGALTLPRSSNSSLCRSLSETSLNQLAVGDEPKRYYSTLPGPYRGREASSGGRRQEDAGQGGVRHSLYQSPHLLLLQGYNKQDCLVYLLNREQHTVGQETPSARPNICLFSPDVLPLHCRLRRVPAPRRQTKVDEPESDGPQRSSCVAVEPVLDATVLVNFSRCERSTTLRHGDLLSFGAHYIFLYKDPTGAKPLPAQTLARLRSLGQLYDGGPEEGGTCKVCGSVLKDRPATVTAPARRSFRPHPLKPRGGGTGAGTDGGRGAQKRKLQLEFEPAHEDQLLNRIMSLIEPGGDDHKLTPAYLLCLCIQHSASTFPPGSFGKLLLKIARRIQTVAWEKTKELAQKQAQHQDPASLSLLNISDLIPDLQTIFFWMSNSIEILYFIQQRAPSYTHNMETMQGSKESLLSATISANEEAMSILEEVIMYTFQQCVYYITKALYVVLPGLLDCNPFPVDSSEPCWKGGVGFPEPVRRVLQVFQSAQELLQGYQVHPEIQAQMFAYLFFFSNVSLFNQLMDKGPSRGWFQRSKVLQMQACLRMVSEWARKSALGHLADKFFTKLNSAVAVLATPPQQLTQMSWRVLSGEHSSLKPVQLHRILTQYQITAETGPVPAWQPGSEDEAYIYRTVDLLESFENHPPIVLPSGGFGVDLDGERVEDSVYRQLLYVRHFLWGLRAKTHANANAAHANGNNNNAADVQGELLPPPLAHGSPRSAAGDGEEENGRGQAHGLRRNGGSAHHHHHHHHHHLPHPHHQHPPAISSYPEGGAGAPQMNGCGKKANGLIANGMEGCVTSGLELDKGPFGLGMGLIDGLHTPLNATGIYIRTLIPDGPAASDGRLRIGDRILAVNGTSLIGADYQSAVDLIRLGGGRLRFLVAKSDPEVSEKISASSC; this is encoded by the exons ATGTTTTACGGTTCTTCCTCCGGGGCAAGTATGTCCCTGCCCTCCAAGAGCCGACTAAAGCGCCAGAGCCGGACCTTTACGcag GTCTTGTACCGCACGCTGAGCTACCGCGACCGCGTCGCGGCCGAAGCGGGAACGAACACGCGCGGCGACCGGCGCTCCACGACCGAGCCCCCGGAGCGACCGGAGGACGACCCGGCCGAGCTCTCCACCCAAAGCTCGGCGCCGGGCGTCCTGAAGATCTTCGGCGACGAGATCTGCGCCGGCGCCAACTACAAGAGCGTCCTGGCCACGCCCCGCTCCAGCGCTCAGGAGCTGGTCAAGGAGGCTCTGGAGCGCTACTCGCTCAAAAAGGACGCCTCCCACTCGTACGTCCTGTGCGACGTGATCGGACGCCTGGAGGGGGTCGGCGGCGTGTGGCGTACCGAGTGCCTGCGGGCGCTCGGCGACAACGAGAAGCCGCTGCTGCTGCAGGAGTTGTGGAAACCTCGAGAAGGACACGCCAGACGCTTTGAGCTACGCAGGAGAGCGGAGGTGGACGAACTCAACGCCAAGGAGAAGGACACCATCACGGCGG GGCCCAAAGCCCCCCAGTTCCTGGTGGCTCTAATGGGTCGCATGCACAGGAGCTCCCCTCTGCGGTCGGCTCGGGCTGCTCAGTCGGGCTCCAAAG ACATCAACGCTCAGGCCCGCAAGCTGCAGAGGAACCGGGCCAAGGGAGCTTTGACCTTGCCTCGTTCCAGCAACTCGTCCCTGTGCCGCAGCCTCAGCGAGACCAGCCTCAACCAG TTGGCGGTAGGCGACGAGCCCAAACGTTACTACTCCACCCTTCCCGGGCCGTACCGGGGTCGAGAGGCGTCGTCCGGCGGGCGGCGCCAGGAGGATGCCGGGCAGGGCGGTGTGCGCCACTCCCTCTACCAGTCGCCGCACCTCCTGTTGCTTCAGGGGTACAACAAGCAG GACTGCCTGGTGTACCTGTTGAACCGTGAGCAGCACACGGTGGGCCAGGAGACGCCGTCGGCCCGTCCCAACATCTGCCTCTTCTCCCCCGACGTCCTGCCGCTTCACTGCCGCCTGCGCCGCGTGCCCGCCCCGCGCCGCCAAACCAAGGTGGACGAGCCGGAGTCGGACGGCCCGCAGCGCTCGTCCTGCGTGGCGGTGGAACCCGTCCTCGATGCCACCGTGCTTGTCAACTTCTCCCGCTGCGAGCGCTCCACGACGCTACGCCATGGCGACCTGCTCTCCTTCGGTGCACACTACATCTTCCTGTACAAG GACCCGACGGGCGCCAAGCCTCTGCCCGCCCAGACCCTGGCACGTCTCCGCAGCCTGGGCCAGCTCTATGACGGCGGTCCGGAGGAGGGCGGCACGTGCAAGGTGTGCGGCTCAGTGCTCAAAGACAGGCCGGCCACCGTGACGGCGCCGGCGCGACGCAGCTTCAGGCCGCACCCCCTCAAACCTCGCGGCGGTGGGACTGGGGCCGGGACGgacggaggaagaggagcacaGAAACGGAAGCTGCAGTTGGAGTTCGAGCCGGCTCACGAAGACCAGTTGCTCAACCGCATCATGTCCCTCATTGAACCTGGAG GCGACGACCACAAGCTGACGCCGGCGTAccttttgtgtttgtgcatcCAACATTCGGCCTCCACTTTCCCGCCGGGAAGCTTCGGGAAACTGCTGCTCAAGATCGCCCGGCGGATCCAGACCGTGGCTTGG GAGAAGACAAAAGAGTTAGCTCAGAAGCAAGCTCAGCA CCAGGACCCGGCATCGCTGTCGCTGCTCAACATCTCAGACCTGATCCCGGACTTGCAGACCATCTTCTTCTGGATGTCCAACTCCATCGAGATCCTTTACTTCATTCAGCAGAGGGCGCCGTCGTACACGCACAACATGGAGACGATGCAAG GCTCGAAGGAGTCGCTGCTGTCAGCGACCATCTCGGCCAACGAGGAGGCCATGAGCATCTTGGAGGAAGTCATCATGTACACGTTCCAGCAGTGCGTCTACTACATCACCAAG GCTCTGTACGTGGTCCTGCCGGGTCTCCTGGACTGCAACCCGTTCCCGGTGGACAGCTCGGAGCCATGCTGGAAAGGAGGCGTCGGATTTCCAGAGCCGGTCCGCAGGGTCCTCCAG GTGTTCCAGAGCGCCCAGGAGCTGCTGCAGGGTTACCAGGTCCACCCGGAGATCCAGGCGCAGATGTTCGCatacctcttcttcttctccaacGTGTCGCTCTTCAACCAGCTGATGGACAAAG GTCCGTCCCGCGGCTGGTTCCAGCGTTCCAAAGTTCTGCAGATGCAAGCGTGCCTGCGGATGGTGTCGGAATGGGCCCGCAAGTCGGCCCTGGGACATCTGGCCGACAAATTCTTCACCAAACTCAACAGTGCCGTCGCCGTCCTGGCCACGCCGCCGCAGCAACTCACGCAG ATGAGCTGGCGAGTGTTGTCGGGCGAGCACTCGTCCCTGAAACCGGTGCAGCTGCACAGGATCCTGACCCAGTACCAGATCACCGCCGAGACGGGCCCCGTGCCCGCGTGGCAACCCGGAAGCGAGGACGAGGCCTACATCTACCGCACAG TGGACCTCCTGGAGAGCTTTGAGAACCACCCTCCCATCGTGCTGCCCAGCGGCGGCTTCGGCGTGGACCTGGACGGCGAGCGCGTGGAGGACAGCGTCTACCGACAGCTGCTCTACGTACGCCACTTCCTGTGGGGCCTGCGCGCCAAGACGCACGCTAACGCTAACGCCGCGCACGCTAacggcaacaacaacaatgcagcCGATGTCCAG GGGGAGCTGCTGCCCCCGCCCCTGGCGCACGGCAGCCCCCGCTCGGCCGCCGGCGACGGCGAAGAAGAAAACGGCCGTGGCCAAGCGCACGGTCTTCGGCGGAACGGCGGCAgcgcccaccaccaccaccaccatcatcatcatcatcttcctcatcctcaCCATCAGCACCCGCCCGCCATAAGCAGCTACCCCGAGGGAGGGGCAGGAGCCCCGCAGATGAACGGATGCGGCAAGAAGGCCAACGGGCTCATCGCTAACGGCATGGAAG GTTGTGTTACTAGTGGCT TGGAACTGGACAAAGGACCCTTCGGACTCGGCATGGGACTCATTGACGGTCTG cacACGCCGCTCAACGCCACGGGCATCTACATCCGCACGCTCATCCCCGACGGGCCGGCGGCGTCCGACGGTCGGCTGAGGATCGGCGATCGGATCCTGGCCGTCAACGGGACCAGTCTGATCGGAGCCGACTACCAGAG TGCGGTGGACCTGATCCGCCTGGGAGGGGGTCGCCTCCGCTTCCTGGTGGCCAAGTCGGACCCGGAAGTGTCGGAGAAGATCAGCGCCTCGTCCTGTTGA
- the radil gene encoding ras-associating and dilute domain-containing protein isoform X4, whose protein sequence is MFYGSSSGASMSLPSKSRLKRQSRTFTQVLYRTLSYRDRVAAEAGTNTRGDRRSTTEPPERPEDDPAELSTQSSAPGVLKIFGDEICAGANYKSVLATPRSSAQELVKEALERYSLKKDASHSYVLCDVIGRLEGVGGVWRTECLRALGDNEKPLLLQELWKPREGHARRFELRRRAEVDELNAKEKDTITAGPKAPQFLVALMGRMHRSSPLRSARAAQSGSKDINAQARKLQRNRAKGALTLPRSSNSSLCRSLSETSLNQLAVGDEPKRYYSTLPGPYRGREASSGGRRQEDAGQGGVRHSLYQSPHLLLLQGYNKQDCLVYLLNREQHTVGQETPSARPNICLFSPDVLPLHCRLRRVPAPRRQTKVDEPESDGPQRSSCVAVEPVLDATVLVNFSRCERSTTLRHGDLLSFGAHYIFLYKDPTGAKPLPAQTLARLRSLGQLYDGGPEEGGTCKVCGSVLKDRPATVTAPARRSFRPHPLKPRGGGTGAGTDGGRGAQKRKLQLEFEPAHEDQLLNRIMSLIEPGGDDHKLTPAYLLCLCIQHSASTFPPGSFGKLLLKIARRIQTVAWEKTKELAQKQAQHQDPASLSLLNISDLIPDLQTIFFWMSNSIEILYFIQQRAPSYTHNMETMQGSKESLLSATISANEEAMSILEEVIMYTFQQCVYYITKALYVVLPGLLDCNPFPVDSSEPCWKGGVGFPEPVRRVLQVFQSAQELLQGYQVHPEIQAQMFAYLFFFSNVSLFNQLMDKGPSRGWFQRSKVLQMQACLRMVSEWARKSALGHLADKFFTKLNSAVAVLATPPQQLTQMSWRVLSGEHSSLKPVQLHRILTQYQITAETGPVPAWQPGSEDEAYIYRTVDLLESFENHPPIVLPSGGFGVDLDGERVEDSVYRQLLYVRHFLWGLRAKTHANANAAHANGNNNNAADVQGELLPPPLAHGSPRSAAGDGEEENGRGQAHGLRRNGGSAHHHHHHHHHHLPHPHHQHPPAISSYPEGGAGAPQMNGCGKKANGLIANGMEVELDKGPFGLGMGLIDGLHTPLNATGIYIRTLIPDGPAASDGRLRIGDRILAVNGTSLIGADYQSAVDLIRLGGGRLRFLVAKSDPEVSEKISASSC, encoded by the exons ATGTTTTACGGTTCTTCCTCCGGGGCAAGTATGTCCCTGCCCTCCAAGAGCCGACTAAAGCGCCAGAGCCGGACCTTTACGcag GTCTTGTACCGCACGCTGAGCTACCGCGACCGCGTCGCGGCCGAAGCGGGAACGAACACGCGCGGCGACCGGCGCTCCACGACCGAGCCCCCGGAGCGACCGGAGGACGACCCGGCCGAGCTCTCCACCCAAAGCTCGGCGCCGGGCGTCCTGAAGATCTTCGGCGACGAGATCTGCGCCGGCGCCAACTACAAGAGCGTCCTGGCCACGCCCCGCTCCAGCGCTCAGGAGCTGGTCAAGGAGGCTCTGGAGCGCTACTCGCTCAAAAAGGACGCCTCCCACTCGTACGTCCTGTGCGACGTGATCGGACGCCTGGAGGGGGTCGGCGGCGTGTGGCGTACCGAGTGCCTGCGGGCGCTCGGCGACAACGAGAAGCCGCTGCTGCTGCAGGAGTTGTGGAAACCTCGAGAAGGACACGCCAGACGCTTTGAGCTACGCAGGAGAGCGGAGGTGGACGAACTCAACGCCAAGGAGAAGGACACCATCACGGCGG GGCCCAAAGCCCCCCAGTTCCTGGTGGCTCTAATGGGTCGCATGCACAGGAGCTCCCCTCTGCGGTCGGCTCGGGCTGCTCAGTCGGGCTCCAAAG ACATCAACGCTCAGGCCCGCAAGCTGCAGAGGAACCGGGCCAAGGGAGCTTTGACCTTGCCTCGTTCCAGCAACTCGTCCCTGTGCCGCAGCCTCAGCGAGACCAGCCTCAACCAG TTGGCGGTAGGCGACGAGCCCAAACGTTACTACTCCACCCTTCCCGGGCCGTACCGGGGTCGAGAGGCGTCGTCCGGCGGGCGGCGCCAGGAGGATGCCGGGCAGGGCGGTGTGCGCCACTCCCTCTACCAGTCGCCGCACCTCCTGTTGCTTCAGGGGTACAACAAGCAG GACTGCCTGGTGTACCTGTTGAACCGTGAGCAGCACACGGTGGGCCAGGAGACGCCGTCGGCCCGTCCCAACATCTGCCTCTTCTCCCCCGACGTCCTGCCGCTTCACTGCCGCCTGCGCCGCGTGCCCGCCCCGCGCCGCCAAACCAAGGTGGACGAGCCGGAGTCGGACGGCCCGCAGCGCTCGTCCTGCGTGGCGGTGGAACCCGTCCTCGATGCCACCGTGCTTGTCAACTTCTCCCGCTGCGAGCGCTCCACGACGCTACGCCATGGCGACCTGCTCTCCTTCGGTGCACACTACATCTTCCTGTACAAG GACCCGACGGGCGCCAAGCCTCTGCCCGCCCAGACCCTGGCACGTCTCCGCAGCCTGGGCCAGCTCTATGACGGCGGTCCGGAGGAGGGCGGCACGTGCAAGGTGTGCGGCTCAGTGCTCAAAGACAGGCCGGCCACCGTGACGGCGCCGGCGCGACGCAGCTTCAGGCCGCACCCCCTCAAACCTCGCGGCGGTGGGACTGGGGCCGGGACGgacggaggaagaggagcacaGAAACGGAAGCTGCAGTTGGAGTTCGAGCCGGCTCACGAAGACCAGTTGCTCAACCGCATCATGTCCCTCATTGAACCTGGAG GCGACGACCACAAGCTGACGCCGGCGTAccttttgtgtttgtgcatcCAACATTCGGCCTCCACTTTCCCGCCGGGAAGCTTCGGGAAACTGCTGCTCAAGATCGCCCGGCGGATCCAGACCGTGGCTTGG GAGAAGACAAAAGAGTTAGCTCAGAAGCAAGCTCAGCA CCAGGACCCGGCATCGCTGTCGCTGCTCAACATCTCAGACCTGATCCCGGACTTGCAGACCATCTTCTTCTGGATGTCCAACTCCATCGAGATCCTTTACTTCATTCAGCAGAGGGCGCCGTCGTACACGCACAACATGGAGACGATGCAAG GCTCGAAGGAGTCGCTGCTGTCAGCGACCATCTCGGCCAACGAGGAGGCCATGAGCATCTTGGAGGAAGTCATCATGTACACGTTCCAGCAGTGCGTCTACTACATCACCAAG GCTCTGTACGTGGTCCTGCCGGGTCTCCTGGACTGCAACCCGTTCCCGGTGGACAGCTCGGAGCCATGCTGGAAAGGAGGCGTCGGATTTCCAGAGCCGGTCCGCAGGGTCCTCCAG GTGTTCCAGAGCGCCCAGGAGCTGCTGCAGGGTTACCAGGTCCACCCGGAGATCCAGGCGCAGATGTTCGCatacctcttcttcttctccaacGTGTCGCTCTTCAACCAGCTGATGGACAAAG GTCCGTCCCGCGGCTGGTTCCAGCGTTCCAAAGTTCTGCAGATGCAAGCGTGCCTGCGGATGGTGTCGGAATGGGCCCGCAAGTCGGCCCTGGGACATCTGGCCGACAAATTCTTCACCAAACTCAACAGTGCCGTCGCCGTCCTGGCCACGCCGCCGCAGCAACTCACGCAG ATGAGCTGGCGAGTGTTGTCGGGCGAGCACTCGTCCCTGAAACCGGTGCAGCTGCACAGGATCCTGACCCAGTACCAGATCACCGCCGAGACGGGCCCCGTGCCCGCGTGGCAACCCGGAAGCGAGGACGAGGCCTACATCTACCGCACAG TGGACCTCCTGGAGAGCTTTGAGAACCACCCTCCCATCGTGCTGCCCAGCGGCGGCTTCGGCGTGGACCTGGACGGCGAGCGCGTGGAGGACAGCGTCTACCGACAGCTGCTCTACGTACGCCACTTCCTGTGGGGCCTGCGCGCCAAGACGCACGCTAACGCTAACGCCGCGCACGCTAacggcaacaacaacaatgcagcCGATGTCCAG GGGGAGCTGCTGCCCCCGCCCCTGGCGCACGGCAGCCCCCGCTCGGCCGCCGGCGACGGCGAAGAAGAAAACGGCCGTGGCCAAGCGCACGGTCTTCGGCGGAACGGCGGCAgcgcccaccaccaccaccaccatcatcatcatcatcttcctcatcctcaCCATCAGCACCCGCCCGCCATAAGCAGCTACCCCGAGGGAGGGGCAGGAGCCCCGCAGATGAACGGATGCGGCAAGAAGGCCAACGGGCTCATCGCTAACGGCATGGAAG TGGAACTGGACAAAGGACCCTTCGGACTCGGCATGGGACTCATTGACGGTCTG cacACGCCGCTCAACGCCACGGGCATCTACATCCGCACGCTCATCCCCGACGGGCCGGCGGCGTCCGACGGTCGGCTGAGGATCGGCGATCGGATCCTGGCCGTCAACGGGACCAGTCTGATCGGAGCCGACTACCAGAG TGCGGTGGACCTGATCCGCCTGGGAGGGGGTCGCCTCCGCTTCCTGGTGGCCAAGTCGGACCCGGAAGTGTCGGAGAAGATCAGCGCCTCGTCCTGTTGA